The nucleotide sequence CAGGGAATCTGTTCCTCCACTCGGCCGCGTCTGGCCGACAGAATTCGTGTCGGATTCCATGGAATTAAGGGATGGCAGGTCGAGATTGAGTAGTGACGCCTGATCGGGCATAAGATGATGCCGCGTATATTCGTTCTGCTGgagttgctgcagcagcaacaggtggTTCATGTAGTCGATCTCATCGTCCTCCAATACATTATCGTTGAGCGCGGGCTCGCCGGACATTTCGCGTTCATTGCTAGCACTCAGTTCCAAGGCCTCCGCATTGTTTTCACTGTGATCGATCGTTGTGGATACAGACGTAATTGCTCCACTTGCTTCGTCGACGGAATTGACTAACGGGTTTGGAGGATTGGGTAGATCATCATACTCCTTATTCGTGTCATATACACCCGAGTTACTCAGGTGTTGCGTATTGGCCGTGCAGCCGCTGGTGCCACTAGATCCCGCTGCCGTTGCAGATGTGTTCAAAGAGTTCTGGAATCTCTGTGTGCTCTGACTGCgttgtatatttaaattagtattgtgctgcagctgcagagACTCGCGAAGGCAACTAAAGAAATTCAGAAAATTAGGAATTACATTCTTATCCGCATTTCCATTGTCATGCTTACCAAGTCGACGATGATCCACCGAGTTCATTTCGCTGCTGCTCCAGAGTTCGATTCTTAATGGAAATGTTCAACAGCAAGTTCTCCGAAACGCTCTCCATAACCGATCGAGTCCTGCAAAATGATTCCGTACAGAAAACCGGAGTAGACCTATTTATTGATACGCTTACATGGCGTTTGAAGGAGCACCAGAGGTGGACGGGCCCGATTCGCACACCTGCTCCGTGTCCTTTTCCTTCTCGTGCATTTCCAGATGCGCCTTTTCACATTGCTGTGGCATACCATTATCCAATTCCAGGGCCTCCGGAGCCTCGAGAATTGGAGTACCATTGGCATTCCCAGTGCGGCCAGCATCATTTCCAGTTATCAATGTTATCTTCTCGCATTTGCCGTACACATCGAACACGGGATACACATGGTTGGGCAGTCCGCTGGCCAGATCCTCGAGATTCGTTGACCCAATCATAATGACTGAATAAATTttgataattaaaaataacttttaactttttaaatttaacttacTTAGCATTCCGGCATGGGTTAGTGTCAGGGTGATCACAGTTCCCACTTGGATCTGCTCAAGGGCATCGCCGTATTTGGAGGGCATCACTTGACCGTTGATGTTCACGTAGTCGTGGGTGGCCAACCAGCAGCTCCGTTTAAAGTCCAACAGGGAAATGGGAACAGTTTGGGGACTTGCGGACAAAACGCCGAGACCGACAGTACCCTTCCACTTGTTGTTTAGGGCATCTACCTTGATGCTGATGCTCTCACCCTTACACAGCGGCTTATTGAGACAGACGATGGACTGGTTATAGGACTTGATTCTGGTCACGCTTCTGCGATCATCGCTGAGTCGTGCGTTCTTTTGTGAGACATCCAAAAACTCGTAGTTCAGTGCCTCGGAATCGATTGATTCCAGCATGGAGCTATCCTGCTTGTTCAGTGGATCCACTCCAAAGTCCATTGAGTCCTGCAGACGCAAACTGCATGGACGTAGTGGCGACGCCGGTCCTTGAGCGGAAATCACTTGAATTCCCATCGTCGAACCTCTCAGTTCGGCAACCACGTAGACATCGTTGGGCACGTTGTGAAAGTGGATGTTCACGTTCTCCGAGTTCAACAGAATGTTTAACGAGTTCTCCACTCGTTCCAGAGTTATCCTATCGTCAACCCTTAACCATTCCAGGGAGGCCAGCGAGCGCTGCAGGCAGCTTGAGTTAAAGCACACCTCGTTTCCGCTAACATACCACACGTTTGCGGGAATCCGGCGAATACTGGTTGGGAGTTTCTTGCGTACGCTTTCGTCGCTTAGATTCAAATCAGTGACCCCGATACTTAGACAACCTACGGACcattaaaagaaatttttaaaatcctCTACATGTATGTAGATATCTACAACGGGGGAGCTTACCAGCAAACATGGAATTAACCGATGTCAGCTTAATCTCAAAAGGTGATCCCACGCTGAGCGGATGTTCCGAAAATACCAGACAATGGGATAGTGGTGCCGCCGCTCCCGTAAAGCGCGAGGCCTCCGTCCAATCCTTGGTTAGGCTTACATTTCCGGAGACGCAAGTCCAGCGGTGTTTTGTCTCCATGGCCGGATGCTGAATTACCGATGTGGCTTGGCAGCTCTGGGAATTTTCGCTGGTCGCGTACGGAGCACGGATGTCCAGCTGCGTCTGGGTAAGACTCACCTGCGCGCACTGCCCATACAAATCGATAATGGCCCAAATGTTCGGTGCGTGGCACTCGCAGGCCGGCCCTTGATCCATTCCATCAACAAAGAAGTGAATGAAGTCACCATTGCGCATCACACCAACACGCGTGCTAGGACCTAGGGTATCCAAATCCAGCAGAATATTCGTGCGTATAGTCTTGCGGTTGTGAAAAATCATCGGGCCGCATAAGATGATGGTGTCGCTGGCCTCCAGATCGGTGGCGTTTGGAGCCAACTGGATGTCCTCGGGCCGAGTGCCCGTCACCCCGATCTCAATGTTGCCCGACCAGTGACGAACCATTGTCTCCAGCTCCACTTCAAACAATTCCCTCTGCCTTAGCGGTCGGTTACTGAACACAATTGCGTCATTGAACTCCGCCAGGGAATTGGGACGCGACGCTGTTAGGCCACTATTCGATATGCCCGCATTGGCGCCGTGGATGCTGTGAAATCGCAGCGGAACTTCACTGTACAACGTCGTGTTTGAGATGGTAGAGTTTCCAGTGTCCGGACTACCGCACTCCGAAGTGTCCACGATGCTTGCTTGTGCTGCCTGTCCATACAAATCGATTACACCATAAACGCGCTCGGGAACATTGTTGGCAGCTGGACCCTGATCCACTCCATTTACCCAGAAATGCAAGGTGCCGTCGTCCTTGCGCACCACACCCACTCTATCGCCCACCTGCAAGCGATCCAGGTTTTGACCATACTGTTCGATAACGGTGACTCCATTCTGCATGACCCCGTTTCCCGTCATCATCCAAGTGCCGGAACTGGTTTGGAAAATGGTTGTTTAAAACAACTAAAGTTGGGCTAGAAGCCAGGACTCACCGCACATTAGTCATCGTGAATGGAAAGTCCAGTTCGTCGGCGCTGTGCGTGGTCACTCCCATTTCAACAGAGCCAGCCCATTTGGTCACGACGCGTTCGAGTCGCACTTGGAAGAGTTCGTTGGGGCGCAGAGGTCTCCTTGTGAGCACTACACCATTGTTAAAATCATCGGCAGCACTGCATACAAATTGGGGAATTGAAATTCATAAAAATCTTCTGCCGTAAACAACAATGCTCACTTGGGCCGCAGCGCTGTCCGCCCGCTCTGGGTGACGGTGGCGTGAGTACCACAAATGTGGTGGAAGGTTAGCCGGTCATCGTTCCTGGCTATGGCTCGCGTGCTGGAAATGGTCTCACTTAGGCCGCCGGCAGCGCCAGCGGCATTCATCTCGCTCTCTGGACTTAGGAGGCTCAGGGTTGGGGTGCCGGaatgctgctggtgctgggTGTGCTGAGCACCAGCACCACTGGAACATGCAGTCATGCCTGCTACTATGTTGTTTCGCCGTGTCACGAGATTCTGCTGCTCACGTTCATCGCGATCAACTATTGTTACCTTGATAGTCATTCCGTAGAGATCGATAACGCCCCACAAAGTGGACGGTGCTCTGGTGGCGGCCACACCCTGGTCCTGACCGTTAATGTAATTGTGTAGGTTGCCGTTGGCCTTGCGCATCATCCCAACGCGATCTCCCTCGCGAAGCTCATCCAAGTTGAACTCGCCGTACTGACGGCGTGTCCCCTTACCATTGGTTAAAATGCCGCAGCCGGACATCATAATTGTGCCTGAGCGCATGTTGGTCATGGTTGCCGGAAAGTGCAGCACTGCGGGATTGTGCGTGGTGACGCCCACTTCAATGGATCCCGACCATTTGTCCACTAACTTGTCGATGCGAATCTCAAACAGTTCGTTGTCCCTCAGAGGCCTGTGGGTCATCACCACGCCGTTATTGAACTCGTCCAGGGGTCGACGGCGTTCGGCGGATCGAAAGTTGGGCGAAAGCTTCACCAACGACCCACAGCGGGTGTGGAAGCACAGTCGGTCATCAGCACCGGATACGGAGCCATTGCCTTGCATCCAGGCGTCGGAGTCAACGACAATGTTTACGTTCATGGCCACGTCCAAGTTTTGAACAACCTGTTGCAGTGGTTGCTGCAGCGGAGAATCCAAAAGCTGTGTACAAAGAAAACGAGTTTTTGTTTACCTATTCATTTGGATTAGCTGAATTGTTACCTCTCCGGAACCACTTCCATCGCGCGGACACAAGGAAACCTGCACACAACGTCCGTAGAGATCGACAAGAGCCCACAGAGGCTTGGGCATGTTCTTTGCAGCCACGCCTTGCGACTCTCCGTTCACATAGAAGACCAAATCGTTACCAGAGGTGCGCATGACGCCAACGCGATCATTCTCGTTGAGCGTCTCCAGATCGGTGCCATAGAACTCGAATAGGCGTCGTCCATCCTTGCGCACGTCGATGCCGGACATGACCCATGTGCCATTTCGCATGGCAGTGGCGCATGCCACCAGTTCCAGGTCATCCGGCGACTCCGCGGTGACACCAATCTCAATGCTTCCGCCCCAGTAGGTATTCTGCAAGACGATCATTATCCGCAGCTCTATCTGCTGCAGTCGTGTGGCTAACTCACCTTCTTCTCGATGACGACCTCGAAAAGTACATCGTCCTCCAGGGGCTCAGCACTGAACACCAGGGCATGACTGAAATCCCGCATTGAGCGCTGGGCCATCCGGTTGTTATTGTACAGCCGGATGGAGCGGCCACAGCGTGTGTGGAAGGATTGCGCTTCTCTGCCGGTCATGGTTGCTCCTCCAGTTCTGCTTTATCGGTCCTTTTCTCCGCCGCCGCTTGTCGCCGTACAAATCAATCGACAGTCGGAATGGGAACACGGGCGGATTGCGGCTCATCGGCTGTTGGCGATGTAAGTGCTGGGTTCTCGGGCGCTGATGGAAAAATTCCGATGGAGTAGTCTGCAGTTTCCTAGATCTTCACAAAGCATTATGCATTATTTTCAAAGATGTGCCaaactaaaataaacaaatgaataTCCTTTTCGTATGACCGTTCATAGATGTAACAAAAATCTATACATTCAACGAACATATCGACTGTTTAGTTGAATGGCTTATCAGTTATTACACTGAAAACAAAGTTCGAGCTATATGTAATTAACAAGGTTTGCTCTTAATTCGCCTAAtaagaaaatacatttattttcaagTCTCCAAAATCTCCAAGCATCcaaaatttcatattcaatTTGAGTTTCAAATTAAAGCTAACTTTTTGGATAATCTTTTTCTAAAAACAGATCACTTGTACtgcaaagaaattaaaaacaaaaaactttaaacaaaattatattagTTTTAAAACAGTTGTTCCCGGTCGGTTAGGCTAACCACGCTGCCTTCCAGCATCTTAAGCATGCTCTGTTGGACGGCCTCGCCGTGTCACCGGAGATGTTTAACTGGCAGTTGGTTTGAAAAGTTGGTTTGAAAACCTGGGAAGCTTTGAGGCTGAACTTGGCATTTTCTCTCGTCCGAAGTCTGGTCCCTGACGGATGCGACAGAGGAACTGTCGATTAGAGGCTGATCGTAAATTTCAATCAATGTTTCCAGTAGTTTTTGGGGCGACATCttaatcaaataattttcatGGTGGCCAAGTCAATTTCGCGAGCATACTGCAACTCATAAATAGTGAGGCGATCCTCCTGTTGAGCCATGTAATGCTGCAAACGGCATTCCTCAAATGAATAATCCTCGATGTGATTGGGAAAGTTGCCCAGGCCGCCGAAGGGGCCGAATGCAGATAGGGGCCACGCCCCGCTTTTCAAGTAAAGTTTTACTTCCTCGACGACCATATGCCTTAATGCGAATTAAGTAAGCTGCGCTTACTTGACATCTATGTGCTCCAGGATGCACTCCGAACGAAATACGCGGGAGCCAGTTTAAAACTCCTTGCATACGAACATCTTTATCAAGTGCGCACTTCGCAGTGGATATCCAAAACTTCAAGCCCAATCTCGAGTGTgcacatgcatatgtataaaatCCGTTAGTTTGATATTTTTACGATttgttaaaatataaaaccGCCATAAGTGATTTTAGAATATTAGTCAATACTCCCACATttcttcaatattttaatgaaCTTACACTACTTCAACGTCTGAAACTGTAAATGAATAGCGATTTTTACGGTCTTATTTGTTCGAGCGATCAATGCACATATTATTGACGCAGTGAATGCGTTCACAGGCTACATAAGGCGTGATTGCTATTTACCTGCTGAACGCACCCATTGACACTGTTTAAATACCAAAAGCCCGTCGACAGTAATACTCCAGCAACCCCAAGACGGTCACACTGGTCGGTGTTACTAAAATAAAGAAACACATTTGTTATTCGAGATTGTCTTAAGCTGGATATTTATTTGGAATATATAGATGCCCCGACGCCATGTCCGCTACGCCACGCCAGAAGCAGTTCGACATGAATCGTAGCCGGGCCAATAACTTGGACAGCAGCAGAAGCGGGTctgccaacaacaaaaacaccaCGGACAGCACGAAAAATGTGGTTTCCCCGCAACACAATCAACGCAAGCTGCAAGCCTCCATGGAGCGCCTACAGGTGCAACAGGTGAACACAAGTCGCCGGGCAGCCGGCTCCAACTGGATGGCCGCTGCTGGcggtggagcagcagcagcagctggaagTGAAAACCAGGATGCCAAGGCGACGGAGTCAGCACCACTAAGCAAATCGGCACGCATGCGCATGAAAAAGAAGGCACACCGCAATCGCATTTTGGCCATGGACTGCGAGATGGTGGGCGTGGGACACAACACACGGGACGACATGCTGGCACGCGTGTCCATCGTGAATCGCATGGGACACGTGCTGCTGGACAAGTATGTGAAGCCGCGAAAGGAGGTCACCGACTACCGCACCAGCGTGTCCGGCATTCGGCCGCAGGACATCGCTAACGGTGAGGACTTTGCCGCCGTGCAAAACGAAGTGATGAAGCTGATACATGGCCGCATTCTGGTGGGACACGGCCTGCGCAACGATCTTGCCGTACTGGGCATCCGCCATCCGTTCCATGACATTCGTGATACGTCGCATTATAAGCCGCTGTGCAAACTCATCTCTAATACCCACACGCCCAGCTTAAAACGCCTGACAAAGGCCGTTCTGGGTCAGGAGATCCAAACGGGCGAGCATAATTCCGTGGAGGATGCACGTGCCGCCATGGGTATCTACAATCGCGTTGCCGTCGACTGGGAGAAGTATCTGGAGAAGAAGcggcatcaacagcagcactATTAGCAGCTCACTCGGGGAGCCCCATTGCACTGAGGGGTGTTCCATTACGGTAgtcttaaatttttaagtataCACACGGGTTTCATTCACGTGAAACTGTTgcttaaatgtataaaatgttACAACCTTAGCCATAGTTCTTTCTTGAAGGCATCGGAGCGGTTTTCAGCACGTAATGTGCCACTCAAAAGCAGGCTCGGATCTCATGATGAAACCATTTTTATGTTTACACATTCTTTTGTTTAATATCGGAaagctaaaattaaaattctttcTTTGCTTTGGGGAAATTATCCTACAGGGCTTAACTAGCTCTTAGTGTTGTATTCTACATTTTAGGAAGCCGCCACCTCTTTCGGTGAAGTTCGGCTAGTACTGGGTCCGTGGATGGCCTCGTGCCGTTCCATTAGCTCCCGCCAAGGATCCTCCAGCATGGAGGGATGAAAGTACTGGCCGAAGGAGCTGCCGCTCTGGTTTTGTTCCCTGTTCTGGTGGCTCCTCGGATGATCCCAGTTCTGTTGGTTCCTGCGATTGAAGCTGCCGCCGCGTCCGAAATTCCTGCCCTGACCGTAGGGCCGATGGCGCTGCGGCTCCTGTGGGGATTTGTTCTGGTAGAAATGAGGAACATTTTGCTGGCCCTGTTTGTCCTCGTAGAAGCCAACGTTTGGATTTTGTGGCTTCTGCTGGCCACCGAATTGCTGCGCTCTGTAATCCGCGGACTGCGATGGGTACTGGCCGCCTTGTGGGCAGTAGGGCGGCAGGTTGTTATAGTTCTTGCGAGGGGTGCTCATGATTGCAGTCGTTAAAGCTTATTTAAGCCAATAATGGCTTATTTCCTTGGATCCGAAATgtaaaacaaatgtttttttattttaagtgcGACCGTTGGCAATTACCACAAAAATgcatattaattaaatcaacTGGCTTAAAACTTTGCTAAGCGCAGTTTTCGGCACATTTAGGGTGTTTTCCCGCCAGTCTTTGGTTTCCGTGCGCAGACCCAGTTCGGTCACACTGTCCCGAATATTCGTGTAGCGCGGTTGTCGTGCGGTCGGTCGGCAAAATAAAGTGCATTTAACTGCAGTTGCTCTCGGTTCCCACACTTATCGCCCACAGACCGAGTCTAATGCGGTGTGTAAGGCAAATTGCAAGCAATTCGCACGTCCCTCGCTCGGAAAAACCTGCAAACAAAGCACAAGAGGCGTCGCCTGCCGCAGGAGCCTTTCATCGAAATCTGGTCCTTtgtctgtgtttgtgtgcctGCATCCGTGTCTTGCtgtaggtgtgtgtgtgtgtgagtgctaGTGGCTGTGTGCCTGTGTGAGTGCCGCCGTtgcaccaccagcaacaacaacagcaacaacagtagcaacaaattgtgtttttgcttacattgtcagaaagaagtaaattaaattatcaaaatttTGGAACACAGCACTTTTTACACTTactttcaaaacaaaaaaaaaaaataaataaattaaacaaaaaacaaaaaaggcaaccaaaaataagaaaacacaCGCCCGGAAAATAGTCACTTTCGATTGGCCAGTTGTTCTGAGCGTTCGATAGCAGAGAAACAGGCAGCAGCCGCTTTGGATATCTTCAACGGAATCAAAGAGCAACTTTCAAGTTGCCCGGAACGCACGCGTGCCCTTTGCCGGACTGTATGGGGTACCCTCTCGCTGTCCCTTAGCACTGCGCTCCAAGCGGCGACCATCGAGGACGCCATCGGCGGCGGAGGATCCGGATCCCGGGGATTACAGGATCCAGGGGGAggaggcggcggaggaggaggaggaggcggctCCGTCTCCGGCTCGGTTTCGGGCTCTGGTCGCTTTGCCACCATAATGGGCGCCGTCAAATCGCGAACCATCACCAGCGCTGATGTGGACGCCGatgagcagctgcagcatccCCATTCGCATGCGCACCATCACTCGATGCGCAATGGCCACCAGCACAACGGTTCCATCTCTAGCGGCACGCTGCAGAAACAGGATCTGCGCTACGACATCGGCTGCAGTTCCCAGTACCAACATGTCAGGCAGCCGAGCCTGCGGAGCCGGAGCCAGCAACCCATGCCCACCACAGATGAGCTGGACCGACGATTCGCCAAAGTGCTGGTAAGTTAATCCGAATAccatgacaaaaaaaaaacttaggTATTAAAATATGGCTTAAAGAACAATTTTATACTTTCATTAAATTCATTATAATTTGCTAAATTTTagatatacaaatttatttatttatttttacctATTTTACGCTCCATGTACCATTCAAATCCTAAATGACAGGAAAGTCTcaaagaaatatatttcaaatatacatttatacttcaaagatttaaaaaatataattcctTTCTGCCAAGTTTAAAAATAACGCCTTGTAGAATTAATTAACTAGCAATCCCTTTCCAAAAAGCATTGCAtagtttttggcaaataaaattcctTTCATTTATTAGCTTACAATATGtttcatacatatattttgtataacatacgattttaatatacatttCTGTTTATGAACGAGTAAGCTATTTTGGGTGATCAGCTTGGTATcaagaaataaatttaaataaataaatggaaatgcgTAAATGGTTCTAGAATACAAATCTATCTGGAAAAATCTTTTTCACGCTGTTAAGCTTTAATAGTCGAATCGAATGTTTAGAAACAAATACACCCCCTCTTCTGAATCGgtgatattttttaatacaCTAGaagaaatgtttgtttatgttCAAAAATCCATTTGAAAAATTGAGTTTGCTTGGCGAATGTAGTAGCTGGTATATAGAAAGAAGCTTAAGGATTGGCTTCCTGCCCCAGCCCGTTTTTTTCCGCCCTCGCATTTGTTGCATGTGATTGATGACCTCATCGAGTGTGCGGCGACTTGTTCGCTTGAATTTTTgtcagccacacacacacacttgtggAAACGTGAGTGTTCGCTGGTGTTTGTGAGTATCTCTGAGTTTGTATCTGCGCCTCTCCCCAGTTCAACTCGATTCAGTCCCGTTCTGTTCTCCGCTCCGGCTTGCACAACTCCCCAAGCAGGGCACAGTGGAATGGGATCTGAATGGAAACtaccatatatacatatgtatgtgctgaACACCTTAGCTATTCCCATGCTTAAAATTGCATTCAAAATATCATATTGCACGGAATTATTCGTAATATCTTATTGAAATCAAATATCGATAAGGTATCAGGACGAAAACCTTGATGACTAGCATGGTTTACAATTGGTTTATTAAGAAACAGCATCCTAGTTTTTAAATCAACCCCTTTTATTCTTCTTtttatcatttaatttaaaggatTTACAATGAAAGATCATAACTTTTTTAAGCCAAACTTTTAATACTCTCACCAAGGTTCGAAGGGCGTGTGCCTGTCGTCAGAATTCGTTTGTCATCCCACCAAATGCTTTTTTTCACCGAACAAGACTGCGTAATTAAGATTTTACGAGTAAACatattgccaaaaaatataaatacattagTCAAGAATAGAGAAAAAAAAGCTCTCAGCGCTGACCGTCATAAAAGCGTAACGGATAGTGACCCACAGCCGCCATTTGATTCGCTTCCCTCCGCCCATCGTTCCCCCCTTTCTGAATAAGCCACTCCAATTCGGCATGCTAATGGCAATTAAAGCGAATTGATCGATTGTCGCCCTCTCTGTCGCACTCGAGTCACTCGCTGACTCACTGCTAACGCCGGCATGGGTCCGCTCGCCTGCCCTCCCTTACTCGCACTGCTTCTCGATGGGATgcgatgggatgggatggctTGGAGATCGCGGCTTATCTCTCTGGCGAGCTGAACAAAAGGGGTTGGCGAGAGCAGAACTCTTTATTTATATGGCGCAGCTTGAGTTCTCAGTTATcggcagtcagtcagtcagtcagtcagtaaTATGAGAAATGCTTCTCCAACGGGTTTCCCACTTATCTGCTCATTTTTGGCATTATGCCCATTCTCAAGATCTTTTGTTTTGATCTCAAGGTTGTAAATACTGTCCTCAGCATATGGAATGTTGTTTaaagataaaatatttactaGAGGATGttcttaataaattattacgatcatttttatttaataaatattggaTGATAACATTTTATCAACGTTTTGACAACAACTTGgcacatattttttttgtgtttattccATAATTTCTCGATTTCTTTTTCGCACTGTATGATGTCATGGTTGTAACTTCTTTCGTGCGCATCTCGATAAGGAAGCACGATTTTTATTACTCTCATGCCATTTTTGG is from Drosophila melanogaster chromosome 3L and encodes:
- the Neurl4 gene encoding neuralized E3 ubiquitin protein ligase 4; the encoded protein is MTGREAQSFHTRCGRSIRLYNNNRMAQRSMRDFSHALVFSAEPLEDDVLFEVVIEKKNTYWGGSIEIGVTAESPDDLELVACATAMRNGTWVMSGIDVRKDGRRLFEFYGTDLETLNENDRVGVMRTSGNDLVFYVNGESQGVAAKNMPKPLWALVDLYGRCVQVSLCPRDGSGSGELLDSPLQQPLQQVVQNLDVAMNVNIVVDSDAWMQGNGSVSGADDRLCFHTRCGSLVKLSPNFRSAERRRPLDEFNNGVVMTHRPLRDNELFEIRIDKLVDKWSGSIEVGVTTHNPAVLHFPATMTNMRSGTIMMSGCGILTNGKGTRRQYGEFNLDELREGDRVGMMRKANGNLHNYINGQDQGVAATRAPSTLWGVIDLYGMTIKVTIVDRDEREQQNLVTRRNNIVAGMTACSSGAGAQHTQHQQHSGTPTLSLLSPESEMNAAGAAGGLSETISSTRAIARNDDRLTFHHICGTHATVTQSGRTALRPNAADDFNNGVVLTRRPLRPNELFQVRLERVVTKWAGSVEMGVTTHSADELDFPFTMTNVRSGTWMMTGNGVMQNGVTVIEQYGQNLDRLQVGDRVGVVRKDDGTLHFWVNGVDQGPAANNVPERVYGVIDLYGQAAQASIVDTSECGSPDTGNSTISNTTLYSEVPLRFHSIHGANAGISNSGLTASRPNSLAEFNDAIVFSNRPLRQRELFEVELETMVRHWSGNIEIGVTGTRPEDIQLAPNATDLEASDTIILCGPMIFHNRKTIRTNILLDLDTLGPSTRVGVMRNGDFIHFFVDGMDQGPACECHAPNIWAIIDLYGQCAQVSLTQTQLDIRAPYATSENSQSCQATSVIQHPAMETKHRWTCVSGNVSLTKDWTEASRFTGAAAPLSHCLVFSEHPLSVGSPFEIKLTSVNSMFAGCLSIGVTDLNLSDESVRKKLPTSIRRIPANVWYVSGNEVCFNSSCLQRSLASLEWLRVDDRITLERVENSLNILLNSENVNIHFHNVPNDVYVVAELRGSTMGIQVISAQGPASPLRPCSLRLQDSMDFGVDPLNKQDSSMLESIDSEALNYEFLDVSQKNARLSDDRRSVTRIKSYNQSIVCLNKPLCKGESISIKVDALNNKWKGTVGLGVLSASPQTVPISLLDFKRSCWLATHDYVNINGQVMPSKYGDALEQIQVGTVITLTLTHAGMLIIMIGSTNLEDLASGLPNHVYPVFDVYGKCEKITLITGNDAGRTGNANGTPILEAPEALELDNGMPQQCEKAHLEMHEKEKDTEQVCESGPSTSGAPSNAMTRSVMESVSENLLLNISIKNRTLEQQRNELGGSSSTCCLRESLQLQHNTNLNIQRSQSTQRFQNSLNTSATAAGSSGTSGCTANTQHLSNSGVYDTNKEYDDLPNPPNPLVNSVDEASGAITSVSTTIDHSENNAEALELSASNEREMSGEPALNDNVLEDDEIDYMNHLLLLQQLQQNEYTRHHLMPDQASLLNLDLPSLNSMESDTNSVGQTRPSGGTDSLRSTATGASVEQNDCEYLRQVRRFCASLVLPQAFFDSRLEPVCFCLKCSGPSIGGNGDKLEGWVYFKLNQQTVNVLSTSTSTASAGGGASSATAPQVHFDLNGDWLPFYYMTRVDKIRAILDRGQPLPLETDPDEEPAAAALKDEPGTRLELYYSPNATVIEPVLPQHHFASEQGLHRISTSFEVYVRRQSISGVTTGKAAAEAKRRSLGSTDHDHGGTGQGADGVGVTPSATLNESSVHLLNDLCWFTKEAGACIINALIIKLDRIEESESH
- the CG6833 gene encoding uncharacterized protein, isoform A, coding for MSATPRQKQFDMNRSRANNLDSSRSGSANNKNTTDSTKNVVSPQHNQRKLQASMERLQVQQVNTSRRAAGSNWMAAAGGGAAAAAGSENQDAKATESAPLSKSARMRMKKKAHRNRILAMDCEMVGVGHNTRDDMLARVSIVNRMGHVLLDKYVKPRKEVTDYRTSVSGIRPQDIANGEDFAAVQNEVMKLIHGRILVGHGLRNDLAVLGIRHPFHDIRDTSHYKPLCKLISNTHTPSLKRLTKAVLGQEIQTGEHNSVEDARAAMGIYNRVAVDWEKYLEKKRHQQQHY
- the CG13484 gene encoding uncharacterized protein; this encodes MSTPRKNYNNLPPYCPQGGQYPSQSADYRAQQFGGQQKPQNPNVGFYEDKQGQQNVPHFYQNKSPQEPQRHRPYGQGRNFGRGGSFNRRNQQNWDHPRSHQNREQNQSGSSFGQYFHPSMLEDPWRELMERHEAIHGPSTSRTSPKEVAAS